In Kineococcus mangrovi, the following are encoded in one genomic region:
- a CDS encoding PPOX class F420-dependent oxidoreductase encodes MAGLLAGTSYVLLTTFRRDGRLVPTPVWVAPLGDGRLVLVTRDDTGKVKRVRRDGHVLLAPCSQRGKPFGRPVDGTAEVLPDERLPEVERVLAGKYGLQFRLFDAVEELAQRRGRVRGRRVAVALTVEP; translated from the coding sequence GTGGCCGGACTGCTCGCCGGGACCTCGTACGTCCTGCTGACGACGTTCCGCCGGGACGGCCGGCTCGTGCCCACCCCCGTGTGGGTGGCCCCCCTCGGGGACGGCCGGCTCGTGCTCGTGACCCGGGACGACACCGGCAAGGTCAAGCGCGTCCGCCGCGACGGCCACGTCCTGCTGGCGCCGTGCAGTCAGCGGGGCAAGCCCTTCGGCCGTCCCGTCGACGGGACCGCCGAGGTCCTGCCCGACGAGCGGCTGCCCGAGGTCGAACGCGTCCTGGCCGGCAAGTACGGCCTGCAGTTCCGGCTGTTCGACGCGGTGGAGGAGCTGGCGCAGCGCCGGGGACGGGTCAGGGGCCGGCGCGTCGCGGTGGCCCTGACCGTCGAGCCCTAA
- a CDS encoding RibD family protein codes for MAREEDPLLVAAGLRVRAGGELVDRYAPLLLAGRRGVVAQLGQSLDGCIATASGDSNFVTGEADREHLHRLRALVDAVVVGPGTVDSDDPQLTVRAVPGPNPVRVVLDPRSSLRDRAVLTDPATVHVRGDLARDPVAVLDLLRERGLRRLLVEGGGTTVSRWVDAGLVDRLFLTVAPLVVGRGGRRGLALPDVEPLQDCLRPPARRHLLGEDVCFELDLRAG; via the coding sequence CTGGCCCGGGAGGAGGACCCGCTGCTGGTGGCCGCGGGTCTGCGCGTCCGGGCCGGCGGGGAACTCGTGGACCGCTACGCCCCGCTGCTGCTGGCCGGACGCCGCGGCGTCGTCGCGCAGCTCGGTCAGAGCCTGGACGGCTGCATCGCCACGGCCTCCGGCGACTCCAACTTCGTCACCGGTGAGGCCGACCGGGAGCACCTGCACCGGTTGCGCGCGCTCGTGGACGCCGTCGTCGTGGGGCCGGGGACGGTGGACTCGGACGACCCCCAGCTGACCGTCCGGGCCGTTCCCGGGCCGAACCCCGTGCGGGTGGTCCTGGACCCCCGCAGCAGCCTGCGCGACCGCGCCGTGCTGACCGACCCGGCGACGGTGCACGTGCGCGGCGACCTCGCCCGGGACCCGGTCGCGGTGCTGGACCTGCTGCGCGAGCGGGGGTTGCGCCGGCTCCTGGTCGAGGGTGGCGGCACCACCGTGAGCCGGTGGGTCGACGCCGGGCTCGTCGACCGCCTCTTCCTCACGGTCGCCCCGCTCGTCGTCGGTCGCGGTGGGCGGCGCGGTCTGGCCCTGCCGGACGTCGAACCGCTGCAGGACTGCCTGCGCCCGCCCGCCCGCCGCCACCTGCTCGGTGAGGACGTCTGCTTCGAGCTGGACCTGCGCGCCGGTTAG